In Rattus rattus isolate New Zealand chromosome 9, Rrattus_CSIRO_v1, whole genome shotgun sequence, a genomic segment contains:
- the Ttyh2 gene encoding protein tweety homolog 2 → MPAARVEYIAPWWVVWLHSVPHLGLRLQRVDSTFSPSDETYQESLLFLGVLAAIGLGLNLIFLAIYLMCTCCCRRDHTVQTKQPDSCCVTWTAVMAGLLCCAAVGVGFYGNSETNDGVHQLIYSLDNANHTFSGMDELVSGNTQKMKVDLEQHLARLSEIFAARGDYMQTLKFMQQMAGNIVNQLSGLPVWREVTEELTALSHQTAYVEHYRWLSYLLLFILDLVICLVTCLGLARRSKCLLASMLCCGILALVLSWASLAADAAAAVGTSDFCMAPDIYILNNTQNQISSEVTRYYLHCSQSQISPFQQSLTIFQRSLTTMQIQVVGLLQFAVPLFPTAEKDLLGIQLLLNNSETSLHQLTAMLDCRGLHKDYLDALTGICYDGIEGLLFLGLFSLLAALAFSTLTCAGPRAWKHFINRDRDYNDIDDDDPFNPQARRIAAHNPSRGQLHSFCSYSSGLGSQCSLQPPTQTISNAPVSEYMNQAVLFGGNPRYENVPLIGRGSPPPTYSPSMRATYMSVADEHLRHYEFPS, encoded by the exons ATGCCGGCGGCGCGCGTGGAGTACATTGCGCCCTGGTGGGTCGTGTGGCTTCACAGCGTCCCGCACCTCGGCCTGCGCCTGCAGCGCGTGGACAGCACTTTCAGCCCTAGCGACGAAACTTACCAGGAG TCGCTGCTCTTCCTGGGCGTGTTGGCTGCCATTGGCCTGGGCCTGAACCTCATCTTCCTCGCCATTTACCTGATGTGCACATGCTGCTGCCGGCGGGACCACACGGTGCAGACCAAGCAGCCTGACTCGTGCTGCGTGACCTGGACTGCAGTGATGGCTGGGCTCCTCTGCTG CGCTGCGGTGGGCGTTGGTTTCTATGGAAACAGCGAGACCAACGATGGGGTGCACCAGCTGATCTACTCCCTGGACAACGCGAACCACACCTTCTCTGGAATGGATGAGCTG GTGTCTGGAAACACCCAGAAGATGAAGGTAGACTTGGAACAGCACCTGGCCCGGCTCAGCGAGATCTTTGCCGCTCGGGGTGACTACATGCAGACCCTGAAGTTTATGCAACAGATGGCGGGCAATATCGTCAACCAGCTCTCGGGGTTGCCCGTGTGGAGGGAGGTCACCGAGGAGCTGACTGCGCTGTCCCACCAGACCGCCTATGTGGAACACTACAG GTGGCTGTCCTACCTCCTGCTTTTCATTCTGGACCTGGTCATCTGCCTTGTCACCTGTTTGGGACTGGCCAGGCGCTCCAAGTGTCTTCTAGCCTC CATGCTATGCTGCGGAATACTGGCCCTGGTCCTCAGCTGGGCCTCCCTGGCAGCTGATGCCGCGGCAGCAGTG GGCACCAGTGACTTCTGCATGGCTCCTGACATCTACATCCTGAACAACACACAGAACCAGATCAGTTCAG AGGTGACCCGCTACTACCTGCATTGCAGTCAGAGCCAAATCAGCCCCTTCCAGCAG TCACTGACCATCTTCCAGCGCTCATTGACCACCATGCAGATCCAAGTTGTAGGCCTGCTGCAGTTTGCCGTGCCCCTCTTCCCTACAGCAGAG AAAGACCTTCTTGGCATCCAGCTTCTGCTGAACAACTCCGAGACCAGCCTGCACCAGTTGACTGCCATGTTGGATTGCCGAGGGCTGCACAAG GACTACCTGGACGCCCTCACTGGCATCTGCTATGATGGCATTGAGGGCCTGCTCTTCCTTGGTCTCTTCTCCCTCTTGGCTGCCCTGGCTTTCTCCACCCTGACCTGTGCAGGACCTCGTGCCTGGAAACACTTCATCAACAG GGACAGAGACTATAATGACATTGACGACGATGACCCTTTCAACCCCCAAGCCCGACGCATCGCAGCCCATAACCCCTCGAGGGGGCAACTGCACAGTTTCTGCAGCTACAGCAGCGGCCTTGGAAGCCAGTGCAGCCTTCAGCCTCCCACCCAGACCATCTCCAATGCCCCTGTCTCCGAGTACAT GAACCAGGCCGTACTCTTTGGCGGGAACCCACGATACGAGAACGTGCCGCTCATCGGGAGAGGTTCCCCTCCGCCCACG TACTCTCCCAGCATGAGAGCCACCTACATGTCCGTGGCGGATGAACACCTGAGACACTACGAGTTCCCATCCTAG